From Microbacterium sp. LWH11-1.2, one genomic window encodes:
- a CDS encoding dipeptide/oligopeptide/nickel ABC transporter permease/ATP-binding protein has translation MSDLLIGSEQAPARVRRSGVLRRFLRNPLAMSAAVVLTLVILISVLAPLIAPGSPTFARLDMVNAPPGGEYLLGGDGAGRDVLSRLIWAGRLTLLGATITVFVAVAIGVVTGLVAGYFGGWFDNLSGWAANLIIVLPGTIVLVAMFSVLGPNILLSMVVLGIMFAPNFFRLVRNQVISVKNELYVDAARVSGLGDARIITRHILFVVRAPIIILAATIAGAAIVVQAGLEFIGLGDPATPTWGGMLQDAFSNLYNGRHLLLPPGLAIGITVASFILVANGVRDALDGDEAKVRRRKPARTVTTADVPQSASENGRLLQIDGLVVGYTKAHGEQTNVVHGIDLTVDRGEIVGLVGESGSGKTQIALSTLSLLPAGGEVHAGAVRLHGVDLSTLSSGQMRRILGATIGYIPQEPMSNLDPSFKISTQLVLPMMRVLKISRSDANKKALALLERVGIVDPPRVMASYPHQISGGMAQRVLIAGAVSCDPALLIADEPTTALDVTVQAEILDLIRDLQRERHMGVLLVTHNFGVVADLCDRVAVMKSGRIVEDRPVADIFQDPKDDYTRMLLASTVEGAPLRSPLAS, from the coding sequence ATGAGCGATCTCCTGATCGGTAGCGAACAGGCTCCGGCGCGCGTTCGGCGCAGCGGCGTACTGCGGCGTTTCCTGCGCAACCCCCTGGCGATGTCGGCCGCCGTCGTGCTGACCCTGGTCATCCTGATCAGCGTGCTGGCCCCGCTCATCGCGCCCGGGAGTCCGACGTTCGCCCGACTCGACATGGTGAATGCGCCGCCCGGGGGCGAGTACCTGCTCGGTGGCGACGGAGCGGGGCGCGACGTGCTGAGCCGCCTCATCTGGGCGGGCCGGCTGACTCTGCTCGGCGCGACGATCACTGTGTTCGTCGCCGTCGCGATCGGTGTGGTGACCGGTCTCGTCGCCGGATACTTCGGCGGCTGGTTCGACAACCTCTCGGGGTGGGCGGCCAACCTCATCATCGTCCTCCCCGGCACAATCGTCCTCGTTGCGATGTTCTCCGTGCTCGGCCCGAACATCCTGTTGTCGATGGTCGTACTCGGCATCATGTTCGCGCCGAACTTCTTCCGTCTGGTGCGCAACCAGGTGATCTCCGTCAAGAACGAGCTGTATGTCGACGCGGCGCGGGTGTCGGGTCTCGGCGACGCCAGGATCATCACCAGACACATCCTGTTCGTTGTCCGCGCTCCGATCATCATCCTTGCCGCGACCATCGCGGGGGCAGCCATCGTCGTGCAGGCAGGACTCGAGTTCATTGGCCTCGGCGACCCTGCAACTCCGACATGGGGCGGAATGCTGCAGGACGCGTTCTCCAACCTCTACAACGGTCGCCACCTGCTCTTACCGCCCGGCCTCGCCATCGGCATCACTGTCGCGTCCTTCATCCTGGTCGCGAACGGGGTGCGTGATGCGCTCGACGGCGACGAGGCGAAGGTGCGTCGGCGAAAGCCAGCGCGCACGGTGACGACCGCCGACGTGCCACAGAGCGCGTCGGAGAACGGGCGACTGCTGCAGATCGACGGCCTCGTGGTGGGCTACACGAAAGCGCACGGCGAGCAGACCAACGTCGTCCATGGCATCGACCTGACCGTCGACCGCGGCGAGATCGTCGGCCTGGTCGGCGAGTCCGGGTCGGGGAAGACCCAGATCGCCCTCAGCACGCTCTCTCTGCTCCCCGCCGGTGGCGAGGTCCATGCCGGAGCGGTGCGGTTGCACGGCGTCGACCTTTCGACGTTGTCATCTGGGCAGATGCGACGCATTCTGGGCGCGACCATCGGCTACATCCCGCAGGAGCCGATGAGCAACCTCGATCCATCGTTCAAGATCAGCACCCAGTTGGTCCTGCCGATGATGCGCGTGCTGAAGATCTCCCGTTCGGACGCGAACAAGAAGGCATTGGCGTTGCTTGAGCGCGTCGGGATCGTCGATCCGCCCCGCGTCATGGCGTCGTATCCGCATCAGATCTCCGGCGGCATGGCTCAGCGTGTGCTGATCGCCGGAGCCGTCTCCTGCGACCCCGCACTGCTCATCGCCGACGAGCCGACCACGGCGCTGGACGTGACCGTCCAGGCCGAGATCCTCGACCTGATCCGCGACCTGCAGCGTGAACGCCATATGGGCGTCCTGCTCGTCACGCACAATTTCGGCGTCGTGGCCGACCTGTGCGACCGGGTCGCAGTGATGAAGTCGGGGCGCATCGTCGAGGACCGTCCGGTCGCCGACATCTTCCAAGATCCGAAGGATGACTACACCCGAATGTTGCTCGCATCGACGGTCGAGGGGGCGCCGCTTCGCAGCCCCCTGGCATCGTGA
- a CDS encoding ATP-binding cassette domain-containing protein: MTAPGLTLDVRDLVVEYPGRGWRAKPFRALHEVSIQIRPGETLGLVGESGSGKTTLGRAVLGLAPITAGSVTLEGEPVTELDRRSRRALAARRQVVFQDPYTSLNPVMAVGDILSEPLRAQGASEREARGRIGALLEQVGLPADAADRLPREFSGGQRQRVAIARALAISPRLIVCDEPVSALDLSTQARVLDLFIEIQERTGIAYLFISHDLAVVRAISHRVAVMHAGRIVEQGDADGVTRDPRVAYTRRLLLSAPVPDPREQAKRRAARRALAEVSEQEGRF; the protein is encoded by the coding sequence GTGACCGCCCCGGGCCTGACGCTCGACGTCAGGGACCTTGTCGTCGAATACCCAGGGCGCGGATGGCGAGCGAAGCCGTTCCGTGCTCTGCACGAGGTGTCGATCCAGATCCGCCCGGGCGAGACTCTCGGCCTGGTGGGCGAGTCGGGGTCGGGGAAGACGACGCTGGGCCGAGCGGTTCTGGGACTCGCCCCCATCACCGCGGGGTCCGTGACGCTAGAGGGCGAGCCGGTTACGGAGCTGGACCGGCGCTCACGGCGGGCACTCGCCGCGCGACGCCAGGTTGTGTTCCAGGATCCGTACACGTCGCTGAATCCGGTGATGGCGGTTGGTGACATCCTCTCCGAGCCTCTCAGGGCCCAGGGTGCATCCGAGCGTGAGGCACGAGGGCGCATCGGCGCTCTGCTCGAACAGGTCGGCCTCCCAGCGGATGCCGCTGACCGACTTCCGCGGGAGTTCTCTGGAGGTCAGCGTCAGCGCGTGGCAATCGCGCGGGCCCTCGCCATCTCCCCGCGTCTCATCGTGTGCGATGAACCAGTATCCGCGCTGGATCTGTCGACGCAGGCGCGCGTGCTCGACCTGTTCATCGAGATCCAGGAGCGCACCGGTATCGCCTACCTCTTCATCTCCCACGATCTCGCGGTCGTGCGTGCCATCAGCCATCGGGTGGCGGTCATGCATGCCGGTCGTATCGTGGAGCAGGGTGATGCGGACGGCGTGACTCGTGACCCGCGGGTTGCCTACACACGACGTCTGTTGTTGTCGGCGCCCGTCCCGGACCCCCGCGAGCAAGCGAAACGGCGGGCCGCGCGCCGGGCTCTCGCCGAAGTGAGCGAGCAGGAGGGACGGTTCTGA
- a CDS encoding TetR/AcrR family transcriptional regulator: protein MQGPRKSAAWPIIGRVTARRSYAKGIAKREEVLRAGLAVFAENGYQKTSIRELAEAANLSQAGLLHYFGSKEELLVAILDRREQENHQKGTDSDDLDLFFDVVRRNVAVPGLAQLFAVMSTCAIEASHPAHEFFLDRNERLRQRLGDTILARQRAGEITSALDAARIATLLIATADGLQVQWLIDPEVEMSAVLDDLWTLIRTT from the coding sequence GTGCAAGGGCCACGAAAGTCTGCGGCCTGGCCTATCATTGGCCGGGTGACGGCGCGTAGATCGTATGCGAAGGGCATCGCGAAACGGGAGGAGGTCCTCCGTGCGGGGCTCGCCGTCTTCGCCGAGAACGGCTACCAGAAGACCTCGATTCGCGAGCTGGCCGAAGCGGCGAATCTGAGCCAGGCCGGCCTGCTCCACTACTTCGGGTCGAAGGAGGAGCTGCTCGTCGCGATCCTGGACCGCCGTGAGCAGGAGAACCATCAGAAAGGCACCGACAGCGACGACCTCGATCTCTTCTTCGACGTCGTCCGCCGTAATGTCGCCGTTCCCGGCCTCGCACAGCTTTTCGCTGTGATGTCGACGTGCGCGATTGAGGCATCTCATCCGGCGCATGAGTTCTTCCTCGACCGCAACGAGCGTCTCCGGCAACGACTCGGCGACACGATATTGGCGCGTCAACGGGCTGGCGAGATCACCTCCGCACTGGACGCGGCGCGCATCGCGACTCTGCTCATCGCGACCGCCGACGGCCTGCAGGTGCAGTGGCTGATCGACCCGGAAGTGGAGATGAGCGCGGTGCTCGACGATCTGTGGACACTGATCCGCACGACTTGA
- a CDS encoding aldo/keto reductase gives MNTFILPGTELVVPDVILGLMRIQDHTDEEVRTLVRTARDAGIAFFDHAAIYGSVPHGCERRFAEALQLTARDREQVIIQSKAGIVKDGPYFDFSAEHIIESVHRSLTALGTDYLDILLLHRPDALVEPEEVARAFDELAAAGAVRAFGVSNHTRGQIELLRRYVGRPLVINQLQLSITHAPMIAQGVAANMRGTDQAVMRDGGVLDYCRLHDITIQAWSPFQAGFFDGPFLGSDRYPELNAVIDRLAAKYDVPGEAIAVAWITRHPAQMQVVLGTTTPSRVTAAAQGSGVPLTRAEWYELFRAAGHVLP, from the coding sequence ATGAACACTTTCATCCTGCCCGGAACCGAACTCGTAGTCCCTGACGTCATCCTGGGGCTGATGCGCATCCAAGACCATACGGACGAGGAAGTCCGGACGCTGGTGCGCACCGCTCGTGACGCGGGCATCGCGTTCTTCGACCACGCCGCCATCTACGGCAGCGTCCCGCACGGTTGCGAGCGACGGTTCGCCGAGGCCCTGCAGCTCACCGCCAGGGACCGCGAACAGGTCATCATCCAGTCGAAGGCGGGCATTGTGAAGGACGGTCCTTACTTCGATTTCTCCGCCGAGCACATCATCGAATCGGTGCACCGCTCTCTCACCGCGCTCGGGACCGATTACCTTGACATTCTCCTTCTGCACCGGCCCGATGCTCTGGTCGAACCAGAAGAGGTGGCTCGCGCCTTCGACGAACTCGCCGCCGCCGGCGCGGTCCGTGCCTTCGGGGTCTCGAACCACACTCGCGGACAGATCGAGCTCCTGCGTCGCTACGTCGGCCGACCGCTCGTCATCAATCAGCTGCAACTGTCGATCACCCACGCGCCGATGATCGCCCAGGGGGTCGCGGCCAACATGCGGGGGACCGACCAGGCGGTGATGCGGGATGGGGGCGTCCTCGACTACTGCCGTCTGCATGACATCACCATCCAAGCGTGGTCGCCGTTCCAGGCAGGTTTCTTCGATGGCCCGTTCCTTGGATCCGACCGATACCCGGAGCTGAACGCCGTCATCGACCGCTTGGCCGCCAAGTACGATGTGCCGGGTGAGGCCATTGCCGTTGCCTGGATCACCCGGCATCCGGCGCAGATGCAGGTCGTGCTCGGCACGACCACACCGTCTCGCGTAACCGCAGCCGCCCAGGGCTCGGGAGTCCCTCTCACCCGGGCGGAGTGGTACGAGCTGTTCCGCGCCGCCGGCCACGTGTTGCCGTGA
- a CDS encoding organic hydroperoxide resistance protein has protein sequence MATMPHPIRYTAEVHTTGGRDGGTARSDDGALDVSLSSPPGLGGRGGSGTNPEQLLAAGYSACFISAMNHVSTGLGIRVPADTSIDASVSVGPTQDGAFGLAVRLEVHLPGLASEDAQRVVDAAHYSCPYSNALRGNAPVEILVV, from the coding sequence ATGGCCACGATGCCACACCCAATTCGTTACACAGCCGAGGTACACACGACAGGCGGACGGGACGGCGGGACCGCCCGAAGTGACGACGGCGCACTGGATGTTTCGCTCTCATCTCCCCCTGGGCTCGGGGGAAGAGGGGGGTCGGGCACCAATCCCGAACAACTTCTCGCCGCCGGCTACTCGGCATGCTTCATCTCGGCGATGAATCATGTGAGCACTGGTCTCGGAATCAGGGTGCCAGCCGACACCTCGATTGATGCCTCGGTATCGGTCGGGCCGACTCAGGATGGCGCCTTCGGTCTGGCAGTGAGACTGGAGGTGCACCTTCCCGGACTTGCATCAGAGGATGCGCAACGAGTCGTCGACGCTGCTCACTACTCTTGCCCCTACTCGAACGCGCTTCGCGGCAACGCGCCCGTCGAGATCCTGGTCGTGTGA
- a CDS encoding FAD-binding domain: MKILIVGAGVAGPTVAHWLLSGNHEVTIVERASAPREGGYLIDFWGAGFEVAERMGIVPRLSEVGYAVRELREVDDRGQTIARMDPRRAAKSASGRFLSVARSDLAAIILSGLEGRVETLFGDTVTTIEDRGDRVVVQFAISPARDFDLVIGADGLHSSVRRQVFGSESDFERYLGIMVAVFVLDGYEPRDELVGVTRTTVGRQVLRFAQRDGSTVVALTFRHEAASPLGDLTAQQDLLRDYFADMRWEVPEILDRMPDARSFYFDRVSQIRMPDWSRGRVVLLGDAAACASLLAGQGSALAMIEGYVLAQALNDPDNDHTAALIEYEHALSSFVRSKQDAAARMGAAFAPRNRFELALRNGAIRSMRVPWLADIAIGRSLHDRVDLPEASGRPS; encoded by the coding sequence ATGAAGATCTTGATTGTCGGTGCCGGAGTCGCTGGTCCAACCGTGGCGCATTGGTTACTGTCGGGGAATCACGAAGTGACGATCGTCGAGCGAGCGTCCGCACCGCGCGAAGGCGGCTACCTCATTGATTTCTGGGGCGCCGGCTTCGAGGTGGCGGAACGCATGGGGATCGTTCCGCGACTCTCGGAAGTGGGATATGCAGTGCGGGAGCTGCGTGAGGTGGACGACCGGGGCCAGACGATCGCTCGGATGGATCCCCGCCGCGCCGCGAAGAGTGCGAGCGGCCGGTTCCTCAGCGTCGCGAGGTCTGACCTGGCGGCGATCATCCTGTCGGGCCTCGAAGGCCGCGTCGAGACACTGTTCGGTGACACGGTCACCACGATCGAGGACCGGGGCGACCGCGTAGTGGTGCAATTCGCGATCAGCCCCGCGCGGGATTTCGATCTGGTCATCGGCGCTGATGGTCTCCACTCGAGCGTACGCCGACAGGTGTTCGGATCCGAGAGCGACTTCGAACGCTACCTCGGCATCATGGTGGCGGTCTTCGTTCTCGATGGATACGAGCCGCGCGACGAGTTGGTCGGTGTGACGCGGACGACGGTGGGCAGGCAAGTGCTCCGCTTTGCGCAGCGCGACGGGTCGACGGTGGTCGCGCTCACTTTCCGCCACGAAGCAGCTTCTCCTCTCGGCGACTTGACCGCTCAGCAGGACCTGCTCCGCGACTACTTCGCCGACATGCGTTGGGAGGTGCCTGAGATTCTCGATCGAATGCCTGACGCACGGTCGTTCTACTTCGACCGCGTGAGTCAGATCCGGATGCCCGACTGGAGCCGAGGCAGGGTCGTGCTGCTGGGGGACGCGGCGGCATGCGCGTCGCTGCTCGCGGGGCAAGGCTCCGCGCTGGCGATGATCGAAGGGTATGTCCTCGCGCAAGCCCTGAACGATCCCGACAACGACCATACGGCTGCGCTCATCGAGTACGAGCACGCACTGTCGTCCTTCGTGCGGTCGAAGCAGGATGCGGCTGCACGGATGGGCGCCGCGTTCGCCCCCCGCAATCGCTTCGAACTGGCCTTGCGGAACGGGGCGATCCGGAGCATGCGCGTGCCCTGGCTTGCGGACATCGCAATCGGCCGAAGCCTGCACGATAGGGTCGATCTACCTGAGGCGAGTGGGAGGCCGAGCTGA
- a CDS encoding TetR/AcrR family transcriptional regulator, protein MPHARFRALDAEQQAVFIDAAFAEFSAHGLVGSSLNRIIRDAGLSKGSLYYYFDDKQDLYGEVLRVHLDRLLDGHRLEISAEQDAEVFWNAVERHATVMMTRLESSPELLSLFGDALGSAAARRDAEHVASPWWGRVIETGQAAGAVRADLPTDLLVSMAMGMTLAMDTWLLTHTSADTDLAITLPRLMRMLRGALAPDPAEGQPAQRLQ, encoded by the coding sequence ATGCCGCATGCACGGTTCCGAGCGCTCGATGCCGAGCAGCAGGCCGTGTTCATCGATGCTGCGTTCGCCGAGTTCTCTGCGCACGGGCTTGTTGGCTCCTCGCTCAACCGCATCATCCGTGATGCGGGCCTCTCGAAGGGCTCGCTGTACTACTACTTCGACGACAAGCAGGACCTCTATGGCGAGGTGCTCCGCGTCCACCTCGACCGTCTCTTGGACGGCCATCGCCTCGAGATCTCCGCTGAGCAGGACGCAGAGGTGTTCTGGAACGCCGTCGAGCGTCATGCCACCGTGATGATGACGAGACTCGAGTCCTCGCCTGAACTGCTCTCATTGTTCGGCGACGCCCTCGGTTCGGCTGCCGCAAGACGAGACGCCGAGCACGTCGCTTCCCCCTGGTGGGGCCGGGTGATCGAAACCGGCCAAGCGGCGGGTGCTGTCCGCGCGGACCTGCCGACCGATCTGCTCGTGTCCATGGCTATGGGAATGACTCTGGCCATGGATACGTGGCTGCTCACTCACACATCGGCCGACACCGACCTTGCCATCACGTTGCCAAGACTGATGCGGATGCTGAGAGGCGCGCTCGCACCGGATCCAGCGGAGGGCCAACCAGCGCAGCGGCTCCAATGA
- a CDS encoding SDR family NAD(P)-dependent oxidoreductase translates to MSQVWFITGSSRGLGREFATAALERGDHVAATARDAEALADLVARFGDAVLPLSLDVSDRDSVGSVVARAREHFGRLDVVVNNAGYGLFGAVEEVTEELVRDQFETNVFGALWVTQAVLPILREQGSGHIIQVSSVGGVLVVPYTGIYNASKWALEAFSEALHHEVAPFGVSVTLIEPGAFATEWGTSSKVIAPQMPAYDSLRVARAARSAAMNVGDPGAAGQALLSIVDAPNPPLRVLFGTDALAWVRDTYPKRLAEWADWEHVAVAAQGAP, encoded by the coding sequence ATGTCCCAGGTCTGGTTCATCACTGGCAGTAGCCGCGGGCTCGGCAGAGAGTTCGCAACGGCAGCACTCGAGCGCGGCGACCACGTCGCGGCGACCGCGCGCGACGCCGAAGCCCTCGCCGATCTCGTCGCTCGATTCGGGGATGCTGTCCTTCCACTCTCCCTCGATGTCTCCGATCGGGACTCGGTAGGCTCAGTCGTCGCGCGCGCGCGGGAACACTTCGGCCGGCTGGATGTGGTTGTCAACAATGCCGGCTACGGGCTGTTCGGCGCGGTGGAGGAAGTGACCGAAGAACTTGTACGCGACCAGTTCGAGACGAACGTGTTCGGCGCGCTCTGGGTGACACAGGCCGTGTTGCCGATTCTCCGCGAACAGGGGTCCGGGCACATCATTCAGGTTTCGAGCGTCGGGGGCGTTCTCGTGGTCCCCTACACAGGCATCTACAACGCCTCCAAGTGGGCGCTCGAGGCGTTCAGCGAGGCACTTCACCACGAGGTCGCACCGTTCGGCGTCTCCGTCACTTTGATAGAGCCAGGCGCATTCGCGACCGAATGGGGCACCAGCTCCAAGGTCATCGCTCCTCAGATGCCCGCGTACGACTCCCTCCGCGTCGCGCGCGCCGCGAGGTCTGCAGCGATGAACGTGGGCGATCCCGGTGCGGCCGGTCAGGCGCTGCTTTCCATCGTCGATGCTCCCAACCCACCGCTTCGCGTGCTCTTCGGCACCGACGCACTCGCCTGGGTCCGCGACACATATCCGAAGCGCTTGGCCGAGTGGGCCGATTGGGAGCACGTGGCAGTGGCCGCCCAAGGAGCACCCTGA
- a CDS encoding aldo/keto reductase, whose protein sequence is MKTRILGTAANGTDLPVSAVGIGLMGMSQWYGAPSSEQDAIRVILGGIDQGLTFLDTADVYGPFTNEIMLGKAIAGRRDDVVVATKFANTQTETGLVTDGSPANVHARADASLQRLGIDVIDLYYLHRVDPNVPIEDTVGAMSELVQEGKVRYIGLSEAAPATIRRAHKIHPLTAVQTEYSLFSRDVEDEILPTLDELGVSLVPYSPLGRGMLTATISSAEELDADDWRRANPRFLPGAFEANMRLVDVLRELARAHDVTAGQVALAWLLAQRDDLVPIPGTRRSKYLAENLGAADVELTAADLSAIAGVFVPSAVIGDRYPDMTGLNG, encoded by the coding sequence ATGAAAACGAGAATCCTGGGAACGGCTGCGAACGGCACGGATCTTCCCGTCTCGGCTGTGGGGATCGGACTCATGGGGATGTCGCAGTGGTACGGCGCTCCCTCCAGCGAGCAGGACGCAATCAGAGTGATCCTTGGAGGAATCGATCAGGGCTTGACGTTCCTCGACACGGCCGATGTCTATGGACCTTTCACGAACGAGATCATGCTCGGAAAGGCCATCGCCGGACGTCGTGATGACGTCGTGGTGGCGACGAAGTTCGCGAACACTCAGACCGAGACGGGGTTGGTCACCGATGGGTCTCCCGCGAACGTCCACGCCCGCGCCGACGCGTCGCTTCAGCGGCTGGGTATCGACGTGATCGACCTCTATTACCTGCACCGTGTCGACCCGAACGTGCCTATCGAGGACACGGTCGGCGCGATGTCGGAGCTGGTCCAGGAGGGCAAGGTCCGCTACATCGGGCTCTCGGAAGCCGCGCCCGCGACGATCCGCCGCGCACATAAGATCCACCCCCTCACCGCGGTGCAGACGGAGTACTCCCTGTTCAGCCGCGATGTGGAAGACGAGATCCTTCCGACTCTCGATGAACTCGGGGTGTCCCTTGTCCCATACTCTCCCCTCGGGCGGGGGATGCTGACGGCGACCATCTCGTCGGCAGAGGAATTGGACGCAGATGACTGGCGCCGGGCCAACCCTCGCTTCCTCCCCGGAGCGTTTGAGGCCAACATGCGTCTTGTGGACGTGCTCCGTGAGCTTGCTCGTGCCCATGACGTGACCGCAGGCCAGGTGGCGTTGGCATGGCTTCTCGCGCAGCGCGACGACCTCGTTCCTATCCCAGGCACTCGGCGGAGCAAGTATCTCGCTGAGAACCTCGGTGCGGCCGACGTTGAGCTGACGGCAGCCGACCTGTCGGCCATCGCCGGCGTTTTCGTCCCGAGCGCCGTCATCGGCGACCGTTACCCCGACATGACGGGGCTCAACGGCTAG
- a CDS encoding TetR/AcrR family transcriptional regulator, which translates to MLAATIALLDEGGLPAATVDNISARSGVSKVTIYRHWPNRTAVSAEAFGLKMAHATPIPRTADPLEDIRTHVRRVSAFYSTDNGNVFRQLLAACATDPSAAPYFQEFFLEIRRRLIAELWERAVSFGVADPSVDADTADDVLFGPLIYRLMSGHKPLTEAEADLISSAALNGLRRADRNGAEELDAPSR; encoded by the coding sequence GTGCTCGCCGCCACGATTGCGCTCCTCGATGAAGGAGGGCTCCCGGCAGCGACGGTCGACAACATCTCAGCTCGTTCCGGCGTGAGCAAAGTCACCATCTATCGACACTGGCCGAACAGGACCGCTGTATCAGCGGAAGCATTCGGCCTGAAGATGGCCCACGCGACACCGATCCCACGCACAGCAGACCCGCTCGAGGACATCCGCACTCATGTCAGGAGGGTCAGTGCGTTCTACTCCACAGACAACGGCAACGTCTTTCGGCAGCTACTGGCCGCATGCGCGACCGATCCATCGGCAGCGCCTTACTTTCAAGAGTTCTTTCTCGAGATTCGTCGACGACTCATCGCCGAACTCTGGGAGCGAGCGGTGTCCTTCGGGGTCGCAGATCCGTCCGTCGATGCCGACACCGCAGATGACGTGCTGTTCGGACCGCTGATCTATCGCCTCATGAGCGGACACAAGCCGCTCACCGAGGCCGAGGCGGACCTGATCTCGAGCGCAGCTCTCAACGGTCTTCGCCGGGCTGATCGAAACGGTGCCGAAGAGCTCGACGCGCCGTCCCGGTAG
- a CDS encoding NAD(P)H-dependent oxidoreductase, producing MNAPLTAVAISCTLKPSPGDSSSDLLASQILAALAGHGVTGEVIRAVDHVISPGVEKDMGGNDAWPGVRRQILDADILVFVTPTWMGQHSSVAQRVLERLDAELSETDARGRLTLLDKVAIAGIVGNEDGAHHIAAILFQSLNDVGYTIPSQSSVYWNGEAMQTVDYKDLDDVPEKVAAATATAARNAAHLARVLREREYPST from the coding sequence ATGAACGCTCCGCTGACGGCTGTCGCCATCTCCTGCACGCTGAAGCCCTCCCCTGGCGATTCGAGCTCGGACCTGCTCGCGTCGCAGATCCTCGCGGCCCTGGCGGGGCACGGTGTCACCGGCGAGGTCATCCGTGCTGTCGACCACGTGATCAGCCCCGGCGTCGAGAAGGACATGGGCGGGAACGATGCGTGGCCCGGCGTGCGCCGCCAGATCCTCGACGCCGACATCCTGGTCTTCGTCACGCCGACCTGGATGGGACAGCACTCGAGCGTCGCTCAGCGCGTGCTCGAGAGGCTCGACGCGGAGCTCTCGGAGACCGATGCCCGCGGTCGGCTCACGCTGCTCGACAAGGTCGCCATCGCCGGGATCGTCGGCAACGAAGACGGCGCACACCACATCGCCGCGATCCTCTTCCAATCGCTGAACGACGTCGGGTACACGATCCCGTCGCAGTCGTCCGTCTACTGGAACGGCGAGGCCATGCAGACCGTCGACTACAAGGATCTGGACGACGTGCCTGAGAAGGTGGCCGCCGCGACGGCGACAGCGGCTCGGAATGCGGCGCATCTCGCACGGGTGCTGCGAGAGCGGGAGTATCCGAGCACCTGA
- a CDS encoding GNAT family protein, producing the protein MAFLVTPAPVTLTGELVELRPLDRSHVAGLVEAVEEGDLWKTAWYTSVPAPDGVAAEVDRRIGLIDTGEMLPFTAFDASGRVLGLTSFYDIVADVPRLHIGYTWNRPSAHGTGTNAESKLLLLRHAFETLGVFRVGLTTQWVNFQSRAAIERLGAKQDGVMRAMSRYRNGALRDSVEFSIIEPEWPAVKANLEARLARRR; encoded by the coding sequence ATGGCTTTCCTCGTCACCCCCGCCCCCGTCACCCTGACCGGTGAGCTCGTCGAGCTCCGTCCGCTCGATCGCTCTCACGTCGCTGGCCTCGTGGAGGCCGTCGAGGAGGGCGACCTGTGGAAGACCGCCTGGTACACGTCGGTGCCGGCTCCCGACGGCGTCGCCGCCGAGGTCGACCGCCGCATCGGCCTGATCGACACGGGCGAGATGCTGCCGTTCACCGCGTTCGACGCCTCCGGGCGCGTCCTCGGTCTGACCTCGTTCTACGACATCGTCGCCGATGTGCCGCGTCTGCACATCGGATACACCTGGAACCGTCCGTCGGCGCACGGCACGGGCACGAACGCGGAGTCCAAGCTCCTGCTGCTGCGGCACGCCTTCGAGACGCTCGGGGTCTTCCGGGTCGGCCTGACGACGCAGTGGGTGAACTTCCAGTCGCGCGCGGCCATCGAGCGGCTCGGCGCCAAGCAGGACGGCGTGATGCGAGCCATGAGCCGCTACCGCAACGGCGCGCTGCGCGACAGCGTCGAGTTCTCGATCATCGAGCCGGAATGGCCGGCGGTGAAGGCCAACCTCGAGGCGCGACTCGCGCGACGGCGCTGA
- a CDS encoding ImmA/IrrE family metallo-endopeptidase: MHQLLRLAEEHGLRIVERSGATCGGFEPASGTIRLAPGMTARTALSVLAHELAHALLGHEPTRSATIRERQERQADEWAAARLITPRAYAEAEHLRGPHLASLAFELGVTVEIVVAYQRLLRRKGTDATLGFSAAGGSAQPACAD; the protein is encoded by the coding sequence ATGCACCAGCTCCTCCGCCTCGCCGAGGAGCATGGCCTGCGCATCGTCGAGCGGTCCGGAGCCACCTGCGGCGGTTTCGAGCCGGCATCCGGTACCATCCGACTCGCCCCCGGCATGACCGCTCGCACGGCACTCAGCGTGCTCGCGCACGAGCTCGCCCACGCCCTGCTCGGGCACGAGCCGACCAGGTCCGCGACGATTCGCGAGAGGCAGGAACGGCAGGCCGACGAATGGGCGGCCGCCCGCCTCATCACGCCCCGCGCATACGCGGAGGCCGAGCACCTGCGCGGACCGCACCTGGCGAGCCTCGCGTTCGAGCTCGGGGTGACGGTAGAGATCGTCGTCGCGTATCAGCGCCTTCTCCGGCGAAAGGGAACGGATGCGACGCTCGGGTTCAGCGCGGCGGGAGGCTCTGCTCAGCCTGCGTGCGCTGATTGA